TGAGGCGTTTGATATTGCCCTCGGCCTGGCTCACGGCCTTGCGCAGTTGCGCCACGCTGGCGGCGAAACCTTCGGCCTGCTCGCGCTCGCTGGCCTGCTCGACTTCCAGATTGGCGATCTTCTCGGCCACCTCCTTGGCCAGGGTCTCGTTGCCGGCTTCCAGGGCCTTGAGGGCGTACTGTTCGTACTCGGCGATGCTCGCCGCGCTCTTGGCCACCTTGTCGCTGGCCAACTTGTGCTTGGCCATGATCTCGGCCAGCGCTTCCTTGGACTTGCGCAGCTCGACATCGGCGTCGCGGATTTCCTGGTCGAGGATGCGCAGGGCCTGGCTATCGACCACAGCCTCCCCCATCTCGTTGGCGCCGCCACGCAGCGCGGTCAGCAATTTGCTCCAGACATTCATCGCGTTTCTCCTCTCAGGCGCCAGACTTGAGGAAGCCTTCGTAGGCTTCGGTGGCCTTGATCACGTTGTCCGCCAGCAGTTCGATCTCGAACACCACGTCGGACAGGCTCGAGGACGAACTCAGCGCGCCAAACATGGTGTAGCAGTCGCGCCCATCGGCCATTTTTTCCAGGCCGATGGACGACAGCGGGAACAGCTTGTGGGTGCGCAGCACTTCTTCGTTGAACGCAGCGGCATCGCGCACGTCGCTGGCCGGCCAGAGCAGCGCCTCGACGATGATCTGCTCGCCGAACACGGCGACGAACAGCGGCAGATCGCCGTATTCGCGCATGCTGATATGCAGGCTGGCGTCGGCGCCGTCGATCAGCTCGATGCCAGCCTGGCCGCTCTGGAACAGTTCCGTTGCCGCCAGGGCTTCGTGCAGCGCCTTGGCAGTCCAAACCTGAGGCATGTTCATACCCTCCTCCTTTTCCATCGAAGCCAGCAGCGACTGTGGCTGGCGCAGTTTGCGCTCGAGCGCGAGCAACAGCGGCGCATGCTCGGGCAAGATCCAGACTTCCTTCTTGACCAACCCCTGCTCACGCAGACGCTGACGGTAAAGACGCTGGTAATGAGCGGATGATTTGCTGTCCATGAAACGCAGCCTAGACCCTCACATGTAAAACGTAAAGTCATTACATGTGATAAATGTGACATCGTTCGTCAGGCGCGCGCGCAGGCATCCGCCGCCGCCCCGAGCAGGCGACACGAAGGTGGACAGGCAAGAAAAAAGAGAATCGCGATAGGATCATCCATGTCCAACACCAGTGCTTCCCTACAGAGGAGTTCGCATTAAAGCGCAAAGCTGCCGACCGCGCACAGGCAAAAGCGCCAACCAGGTCGCAGAACCGGCCCATCACCCGAACAGGCTTCATGCCATGCAGGAACTACCAGAAGACGTGCGTCAGCTATTGCACGTCGACCGACGCCAAGCCGCCATCACCTTGCTACGCGATGCTTATGGACTCTCAGCGGACGAAGCCGAACGGCGAGTCGACCAGTACCTGGAAGACAATCCTCCACTGCGCCCGCGCGGCGCAGCCATCGTTCGCGCCAGTCGAGCCAACGCCCTGATCTGGCTGACACTGATCATCCTGATGGCGCTGCTGGGTCTGCTATTCGCACACTGAGCAGTGCACAAACGAAACCGGCGCCACAAGGGCGCCGGCTCGGTTACGCAAAACCCTTAAAGAGGCTTGCCACGATTACCATGAGCGGCAACGAACTGCTGCACGGCCTTGAGGTCATTGGCCAGCACCGTGCAACGCTCTTCGCGCTGGAACAGATCGGTCAGGTGCACAGGCAACGTCGGCACCGCATCGATACCGGCCTTCTCCACCGCTTCGGGGAACTTGACCGGGTGCGCGGTACCCAGCACCACCATGGGTGTGGCCAGACTGCGACGGCACTCACGCGCTGCGCGCACACCGATGGCAGTGTGCGGATCGAGCAGCTCGCCGCACTCCTGATACACCTCGGTGATGGTCTCGCAGGTCTGCTCGTCATTTACCGCCAGCGAATCGAACAGCTTGCGCGCCTCGGTCCAGCGATCTTCCTCGACGCTGAAACCGCCGCCCTGCTTGAAGCTGTCCATCAGGCCAGCGATGGCCGCCCCGTTACGCCCGTGCAGGTCGAACAGCAGGCGCTCGAAGTTGGACGAGACCATGATGTCCATCGACGGCGACAGGGTCGGGTGCAGGGTTTCCTTGACGTACTGATTGCCGCTCATGAAGCGGTGCAGGATGTCGTTGCGATTGGTGGCAACGATTAGCTGGCTGACGGGCAGGCCCATGTTGCGCGCCAGGTAGCCGGCGAAGATGTCGCCGAAGTTGCCGGTGGGCACCGAGAAGGCGATGGAACGCGCCGGGCCGCCGAGCTGCAGCGCAGCGTGGAAGTAGTAGACGATCTGGGCCATGATTCGCGCCCAGTTGATCGAGTTGACTGCCACCAGGCGGGTGCCCTTGAGGAAACCCTGGTCGGCGAAGCTGGCCTTGACCATCTCCTGGCAGTCGTCGAAGTTGCCTTCGATGGCGATGTTGTGGATGTTGTCGCCGAGGATGGTGGTCATCTGCCGGCGCTGCACCTCGGACACACGGTTGTGCGGGTGCATGATGAAGATGTCGACGTTATCGCAGGCCTTGCAGCCTTCGATGGCCGCCGAGCCGGTGTCGCCGGAGGTAGCCCCCATGATCACCACGCGCTCACCGCGCTTGGCCAGCACATGGTCGAGCAGACGGCCGAGCAGTTGCAGGGCGAAGTCCTTGAACGCCAGGGTCGGGCCATGGAACAGCTCCAGCACCCACTCGTTGCCGTTGAGCTGACGCAGCGGCGCGACAGCATTGTGCTCGAACACGCCGTAGGTTTCTTCGAGGATCTTCTTGAAGTCGGCATCGGCGATGGAGCCGGCAACGAACGGGCGCATCACCCGGAAGGCCAGCTCGTGATACGGCAGCCCCGCCCAGGAAGCGATTTCCTCGACGGTGAACCGCGGCAGGTTCTCCGGCACGTAGAGGCCGCCATCGCTGGCAAGGCCTGCCAGCAGCACGTCTTCAAAATTCAGGGCCGGCGCCTGGCCGCGGGTACTGATATAGCGCATGACTTTCAAACCTTCGGTTCGAGCCGCAAGCTACAGGCTACAAGCTACAAGTGAAGCAGCGCTCCGCTTGCAGCTTGGGGCTTGAGGCTTGCAGCTACTGTTAATTGAGCTGCTCGACGCGCAGGCGCATGACCGGCGAGGTCACGCCATCCAGCGCTTCCATGGCGGCGATGGCTTCGATGATACGCGCCTCGACCACGCGATGGGTCACCAGGATCATCGGCACCAGGCCGTCCTGCTCCTCGGCTTCCTTCTGCATGATCGACTCGATGTTGATGCCACGCTCGGAGAGGATGCTCGCCACCTGGGCCAGCACGCCCGGGTGATCCTTGGCCTGGATGCGCAGGTAGTAGGCGCTCTCGCACTCCTCGATGGGCAGGATCGGGTGATCGGACAGCGAATCCGGCTGGAAGGCCAGGTGCGGCACGCGGTTGGTCGGATCGGTGGTCAGCGCACGCACCACGTCCACCAGGTCGGCCACCACCGCCGAAGCGGTCGGCTCCATGCCAGCACCGGCACCGTAATAGAGGGTGCTGCCAACGGCATCGCCGTTGACCATCACCGCGTTCATCACACCGTTGACGTTGGCGATCAGACGGTCAGCCGGAATCAGCGTCGGGTGTACGCGCAGCTCGATACCGGCATCGGTGCGACGCGCGACACCCAGGTGCTTGATGCGATAGCCCAGCGCCTCGGCGTAGTTCACGTCGGCCGTGGTCAGCTTGGTGATGCCTTCGGTGTAGGCCTTGTCGAACTGCAGCGGGATGCCGAATGCGATGGACGCCAGGATGGTCAGCTTGTGCGCGGCATCGATGCCTTCGACGTCGAAGGTCGGATCGGCTTCGGCATAACCCAGCGCCTGCGCTTCCTTGAGCACGTCGTCGAAGGCACGACCCTTCTCGCGCATCTCGGTAAGAATGAAGTTGCCGGTGCCGTTGATGATGCCGGCCAACCAGTTGATGCGGTTGGCCGCCAGGCCTTCGCGGATCGCCTTGATCACTGGGATACCACCGGCCACGGCGGCCTCGAAGGCAACGATCACGCCCTTCTCGCGCGCCTTGGCGAAGATCTCGTTACCGTGCACGGCGATCAGCGCCTTGTTGGCGGTGACCACATGCTTGCCGTTGTCGATGGCCTTGAGCACCAGCTCCTTGGCCAAGGTATAACCACCGATCAGCTCGATGACGATATCGATCTCGGGGTTGTTGACCAGCTCGAACACATCGCGGGTCATGGCAATGCCGGTGGTGTCGTACTGCGGCTTGGGCGAACGAATGGCGATCTGGGCAATCTCGATGCCGCGACCGGCACGCCGAGTAATCTCCTCGGCGTTGCGCTTGAGTACATTCAAAGTACCGCCACCGACGGTGCCCAACCCACAGAT
The genomic region above belongs to Pseudomonas sp. GOM7 and contains:
- a CDS encoding PspA/IM30 family protein yields the protein MNVWSKLLTALRGGANEMGEAVVDSQALRILDQEIRDADVELRKSKEALAEIMAKHKLASDKVAKSAASIAEYEQYALKALEAGNETLAKEVAEKIANLEVEQASEREQAEGFAASVAQLRKAVSQAEGNIKRLKQQVDTVKATESVQKAQMAVAQRYGGSQAKLQTAVESLERIKQQQAERAAKMEASAELAATSAPDDSLEAKLRAAGIKADNASADSVLARLKDKSKA
- the bacA gene encoding biofilm formation regulator BacA, translating into MDSKSSAHYQRLYRQRLREQGLVKKEVWILPEHAPLLLALERKLRQPQSLLASMEKEEGMNMPQVWTAKALHEALAATELFQSGQAGIELIDGADASLHISMREYGDLPLFVAVFGEQIIVEALLWPASDVRDAAAFNEEVLRTHKLFPLSSIGLEKMADGRDCYTMFGALSSSSSLSDVVFEIELLADNVIKATEAYEGFLKSGA
- the thrC gene encoding threonine synthase, with the translated sequence MRYISTRGQAPALNFEDVLLAGLASDGGLYVPENLPRFTVEEIASWAGLPYHELAFRVMRPFVAGSIADADFKKILEETYGVFEHNAVAPLRQLNGNEWVLELFHGPTLAFKDFALQLLGRLLDHVLAKRGERVVIMGATSGDTGSAAIEGCKACDNVDIFIMHPHNRVSEVQRRQMTTILGDNIHNIAIEGNFDDCQEMVKASFADQGFLKGTRLVAVNSINWARIMAQIVYYFHAALQLGGPARSIAFSVPTGNFGDIFAGYLARNMGLPVSQLIVATNRNDILHRFMSGNQYVKETLHPTLSPSMDIMVSSNFERLLFDLHGRNGAAIAGLMDSFKQGGGFSVEEDRWTEARKLFDSLAVNDEQTCETITEVYQECGELLDPHTAIGVRAARECRRSLATPMVVLGTAHPVKFPEAVEKAGIDAVPTLPVHLTDLFQREERCTVLANDLKAVQQFVAAHGNRGKPL
- a CDS encoding homoserine dehydrogenase, with the translated sequence MKPVKVGICGLGTVGGGTLNVLKRNAEEITRRAGRGIEIAQIAIRSPKPQYDTTGIAMTRDVFELVNNPEIDIVIELIGGYTLAKELVLKAIDNGKHVVTANKALIAVHGNEIFAKAREKGVIVAFEAAVAGGIPVIKAIREGLAANRINWLAGIINGTGNFILTEMREKGRAFDDVLKEAQALGYAEADPTFDVEGIDAAHKLTILASIAFGIPLQFDKAYTEGITKLTTADVNYAEALGYRIKHLGVARRTDAGIELRVHPTLIPADRLIANVNGVMNAVMVNGDAVGSTLYYGAGAGMEPTASAVVADLVDVVRALTTDPTNRVPHLAFQPDSLSDHPILPIEECESAYYLRIQAKDHPGVLAQVASILSERGINIESIMQKEAEEQDGLVPMILVTHRVVEARIIEAIAAMEALDGVTSPVMRLRVEQLN